In the Streptomyces sp. BHT-5-2 genome, one interval contains:
- a CDS encoding FAD/NAD(P)-binding protein, with translation MAAGGEHAMRLAVIGGGAAAVSLLDSMLRLFEGEERRCDITVYEGSANLATGRAYRPDLDCALVNREAGYMSVRCADRGHFLRWLHREPRYQDTSYASLPVDSYVPRRIYGEYLTAHLKTCRADAERRGWTVRVVPEFAVEAKATADDVMVRSARGVSHFDRVVLCLGTGEPADPYLLTGAPGFHPDPYPLRSVLPAIAADAHVLVLGTGLSGVDVALALLRSGHHGPITMTSRHGLLPGVRATQRTYELSHLTPDAVRRRVARDGALRVQDTLRLLRDELTAAGVDLRALTADRPAAERLREDLSRLDHNACQAAVGAMMHQAREPVWCAMSDVGRRLFLSRFHALSKPLYNPMPPPTAKALLDAMDSGQLAVRPRTAGVTARAGGGFTLEDGGGRLTGVDTVVDATRSGLAVTGSRAEPFVDSLTGSGLAVRNPLGGLRIDVAGNALRAVVPEDVPRFFALGDIASGDLFYAGSMYMINVRAEMIARALAHAPAPAPAPAPAPPPNGRS, from the coding sequence GTCAGTCTGCTGGACAGCATGCTGCGCCTCTTCGAGGGCGAGGAGAGGCGCTGTGACATCACCGTGTACGAGGGGTCGGCCAATCTGGCCACCGGCCGCGCCTACCGCCCGGACCTGGACTGCGCCCTGGTCAACCGGGAGGCCGGCTACATGTCGGTACGGTGCGCGGATCGGGGCCACTTCCTGCGCTGGCTGCACCGTGAACCGCGGTACCAGGACACCTCGTACGCGTCACTGCCGGTGGACTCCTACGTTCCACGCCGGATCTACGGCGAGTACCTGACGGCCCACCTGAAGACCTGCCGCGCCGATGCCGAGCGGCGTGGCTGGACGGTGCGGGTCGTACCGGAGTTCGCCGTCGAGGCGAAGGCGACCGCCGACGATGTGATGGTCCGCAGCGCACGCGGCGTCAGCCACTTCGACCGCGTGGTGCTGTGTCTGGGAACCGGCGAGCCCGCCGACCCCTACCTGCTGACCGGCGCCCCCGGCTTCCACCCGGACCCCTACCCGCTGCGCTCGGTACTGCCCGCGATAGCCGCCGACGCCCACGTCCTGGTGCTGGGCACCGGCCTGTCAGGAGTGGACGTCGCCCTCGCCCTGCTGCGTTCCGGACACCACGGGCCGATCACCATGACCTCTCGACACGGCCTGCTGCCCGGGGTGCGGGCCACCCAACGCACTTATGAACTCAGCCACTTGACGCCGGATGCGGTGCGGCGCCGGGTGGCGCGCGACGGTGCGCTGCGGGTGCAGGACACCTTGCGGCTGCTGCGCGACGAGCTGACAGCAGCCGGCGTGGACCTCCGCGCGCTCACCGCGGACCGGCCGGCGGCGGAGCGGCTGCGCGAGGACCTCTCCCGGCTCGACCACAACGCCTGCCAGGCAGCAGTGGGGGCGATGATGCACCAGGCGCGGGAACCCGTCTGGTGCGCCATGTCGGACGTCGGCCGGCGGCTGTTCCTGAGCCGGTTCCATGCGCTGAGCAAACCGCTGTACAACCCGATGCCGCCGCCCACCGCCAAGGCGCTGCTGGACGCCATGGACAGCGGCCAGTTGGCCGTACGGCCCCGAACGGCCGGCGTCACCGCCCGCGCGGGCGGCGGGTTCACCCTGGAGGACGGCGGCGGACGGCTGACGGGGGTGGACACGGTGGTCGACGCCACCCGTTCCGGGCTCGCCGTCACCGGTAGCCGGGCGGAGCCCTTCGTCGACTCCCTCACCGGGTCCGGTCTGGCCGTCCGCAACCCGCTGGGCGGCCTGCGCATCGACGTCGCCGGCAACGCACTGCGTGCCGTCGTTCCCGAAGACGTCCCGCGCTTCTTCGCACTGGGCGACATAGCCTCCGGCGACCTCTTCTACGCGGGCAGCATGTACATGATCAACGTGCGGGCCGAGATGATCGCCCGCGCCCTCGCCCATGCCCCTGCCCCTGCCCCTGCCCCTGCCCCTGCCCCTCCCCCGAACGGCAGGAGTTGA